CCACTACGTTATAGGCATGACAGGTGGGGGTGCATGAGAGGATGAAATGGGAAGCGATGGGAACGAAGACgccaaggagaaggaagagggacCAGGGAACCACTTCCTGCTTAGCATTAAACTGGTTAATGCACATATACCTGAGGCAGAACTAAAAGCTCTTGAGCTCGTCATCAGAGCGGGAGAGGTTGCATGCGTATGATGCCCTACTAAGCAATAACGGATTGGTGCTACTACTGGTCGTTACTTCTACGACGATGTGTTCTCCTATTATTAATGATGGTCttagttttttttaaatatttaaataagtaGAACGTTAGTTAACTTACACTTGACGAGAGgggcttatatgttatattttttaagataTAAAAGTTATTTTATATACAAATAAATCATAAGGGTTTGAGTGGTTCATTATCAAAACCACAAAGGTTAaaattaacattaattattttttaaatttaaattatatattattatattaatatttttttataagtcAGCATGTTACGTAAACAGACTTTAACGTATCTTAAGTTAGATTTGAAAAAGaagacttatatattatatttttataaaaaaaatataaaaaatattttagatataaataaacTATAACGGTTTAAATAGTTTACGATTATAGCACATCATCTGGTGGCGGTATCGTTGTTGGTCCGTGTTGTAGGCCTTCGGCCCAACAACGTGCGCTCTACGGAACAACAGAGACGGATGCGGATCCACAGCTTTCGATCGCCGACAACGGCGTCGCCTTCGATCTGCGTCGGTTCTCCCCTCTTCTCTTCACTGCGCTCTTCTCCACTCGAGTGGCACGCAGAACAGCTGAAGACGTGATTTGTGGAGTAAATCTGAGCCACTAGGCTTCGTACCGCTCGTTCTCTGCCTTCTCGGTTGAAGAAATCTGTTCTTGATCCGTGTGTTCTTGCTTCTCGTTTCATTTTTCTGTTCGATCTGTGCAAGAATTCTGTTCGTGATCCTCTCCCTCTCTAGGTTTCTGCCTTATTTCGTTGGATATGTCCAAGTGCCTTCTTGATGAAAAGAATCTGTTCTTGATCCGGTGGTTTTGCTTCTCGTTTCTTtgttcgttcgatccttcgggtCCCTTGATCCTTTCCCTCTCTAGTTTTCTGCCTTCATTTTCGTTGTTCTATCGAGTGATTCCGATGGCTTATTGATGCAAGAGTTGTGTTCTTGATCTGCAAGTTCAAGAATCTAATACAACCTTCCCTCTATAGTTACAAGATGGAAGGCGGGAGTTAGGAAGAATGGAGACTGAAGCCCAGCGCTTGCTCTCCTTGCGAGCCTCTTATCGAACGGAGAGGGGTAATCGGAATGCTGCCACCAAAGGTTAGATGGATTGAATTTTCGTTCTGATTTTGCAGTCTGTTCTTAGAAGAGTTGGACTTTTGCAGATGCAGCCGATGAAACCGATGTCTCTGCCAACGGAAAGGGCATTAAAGATCCTCTGAAGATGGTCTGGCGGAGGGGTTTCATACGGTTGGTCCTCGTGTCAGCCATTGTGTGGATGCTGCTCATCCTTTTTGCCTTGCTATTTCATTTGTGGTCGTGtcattcttctattagcttcttgTCAggtaaattccttttttttttttgtttttctatatAGGATTGGTTAATTAGTTGTAGAGTTTCTACTATGATATTGGAACTTCTTGGTCGATTTAATGTGCTGTGAGGAAAGTGAATGAATTATATTGATCTGCCTGATAAAATTTAGTAAATCTAGTGATTCTTGCTCTTTAAATTTTAGCTCTTATGCGCCTTGCATGCTTTCTTTTGTATTCTTGTGTTGTTATTAGAACAATCTCCCACCAATTTTTTCTTGAATGATGTAATGATGAACAAACTTCGTAGAAGACATTTTAGAATATTGCATCCTCTTGATCAACACATTCACGTTTTGGCTATTTCATTCAAATGGTGACAGCCTATTAATCAGTGAGCAGCTTTGGACTTTCTATGGAAGTAGCTTTGATCTTATTACTATTGCTGCCATGGTTTTGGTGGCATATTTGGAGCCTGGAATATTGACCATTCTGCTGCCACTAGAATATTAAATATCAAAGCATAAAAAATTAATCAAGTGTTATCATCAGACAACCGATGGAAGGTTTGTTAAAACCAAAAATCGACAATGCTTTTCTTGTAAAAATATTAGTTGACAATGCTTTTCCTGTAAAAAAAATTAGTATATATTTCTTGTCTATTAATGATTATTTAGTATAGACGCTGAAAAATGATGGTCCTTTACAAATTCAGGATGATAACTCTTTGAACAGCAAAAATACCACATATAATGTATGAGCCATCCCATCAAAGGAAAGCAAAGCTTAGGAAGTGTTGGGCAGGAGAGTCTAGTTGTTGGTGAATATATCATGGTCCAGAGGCATGTATGCTGACAGGTGTTACCTTAGATTTCCAGGTCTTGTTAACTTCTTTTGATTTATGTGTTGCTACATCTATGTGGATTTGACTTGGAAAACATTTGTATGGAAATATGAAATAGTGTGGCCTCGTTAGATGCTATTTATGCATGAACTATTGTCCATTGCTAATTAGTCATATTCGGGCTCTGATGGTAACAAAAAGCATCATGGCAAAAAAAAATAATCGAGTTACACCTGTATGTAACATGACCTGAAGAAATAAAATTTTCTGCATAGAATATTAATAACATTTTCTATGGATGCACTAGTGAAAAGGCCTGTATTTCATGCTTTTGAGAAACCATAGCCAAGACATATATAAGTGAATTACATTGTGGCTGACACTGAAAAAAATAATCATTTCAAGCTGGAGTTTTGAAGTCAAAATTCCAGCTTGTAACTATTATTTATGATTATTGGCGACTATTTAGATCTCTTTCaaattttgcctctttttatcTTCTCTTTTATAGCCAGTTGGCTTGCAGAATCATCTGATCCAGGTTGGGATTCAACAAGTACAACTGTCAAACCCTTGGTTTTCAGGGAATCAAAAAGGACCAGTTAATTTTGTCTGGTCTCATGCTTGTTTGACCAATCTCAGCTAAGTTTCAGTTATTCTCATCAGTCTGGCGAATTATCCATCACTTAAGCCCAATCGCTGCTATCCTACTAAATATGACCTATATCAATCAATTTTTAGCCAATCATACTGTTCCTAACTAAATTCAAATCTGTTCCTGATTTCCaatcattttcaaaaaaaaaaatccggaACCATGATTGACTTGGATGATCCAGCATATCCAAACCAATCCAGATCTAAATTTCATCATTCACCCCAAATCTTATCCTGATCCGGCAAACATTGTATTACATTCAGAATAATTGGTATCATTCAGAATTTGTGTGTACATAATTGGTATCATGTCAAAGGCCAACAGAAGGCATCCTATGTGAGGGATACTGCTTTCCATTAAATAAAGTAGTTCTTTCAGTGAACTTGATTAGCTGTGATCAGTCTTTAAACAGCTGTTTTAGACTTTGCCATATCATGGAAGAACCTAGTAGTAAACTACTAGCATATTATTTGTCAAGCACGAGTACAGATTGTTTCTTCATTTTATGCTGTTTTATAGAAAATAGTCAATACcatcattttcaaaaaaataCTGATGGTTGTGGATATGTACATGCACACACAAACATACGTATATATCTGTATAATGCATCATTGTGTCTGTAGATAGGTGCTCTCCACATATATACTTGCCTGTCATTTTATCAGCAGAATATCAACACTTGATTGATATTAGTTTATTGATGTTTATTCTCTTAACTTGTTTTTCCTACCTGCTTTGTTATCCAacctttttttatgattttcacTAATTCTCAGTCTTAAAATACCCTCCCTGAATgtaggaacaaaaaaaaaaaaaaaacaattctaGATTTTACATACTTTAAGGTTTCTATTGCTCTCTTTTCTGCAGCTCTTTGTAAAAAAGACAGCAAAGTTCTTGGTATCTTAGACACAATGGGTCTCACTACCAAGCAACAACATCGTAAGACTACCTTAACATCTTCTATGCAAGACTTGGTATTGCCCACTTCTTAACTTTGCACTTTGCGCATGTAGGTTGCTCAATTCCTCTTATGGATGACCCAGATGCCATAGTCATTCCAAAGAGAACTCCCGATACCATCCCAAAATTTCTAAAATATGTATTGGAAGATGACCATGGAAATGCCAATGAGAAGTCTCAACCACTTTTTGGGGGACATCAGAGCTGGAAACAAAGAGAAAATAGTTTCAAACTGAATACAACTATGAAGGTGATTGTATAGTTGCATGTAATAGGTGTGGAAATCATCTTTACCGCACCTGTGTTTTGTCATTTTGAAATTCAATATTGCACAAAGGCATATTTGAACATGAGCAAGCATTTGCTATTACTCAGTAAGTGTGTTTTGAGCAGGCCTTACCTTCGTCCCGTTGAATATGTTGGCATCTTAAATTTTCATTCTTGTAAATCCATTATGATTATAATTCTAGAGAAAAAGAGGATGTGCTTGTTGGATTAagatgaaattttctgtagctatAATTCTTGTCCTTTTGCTATTAGTCCTTGTCCAATACTTTGCAGTGGCCTTGGCTTTGCTTTTGCATCGTAGTAAGTATCAACTTCAATAGCAACTGACTGACTTGGTTGAGTCAGTTAATTAAATTTTCTACATCCATTACAGCGACTATCTTAGAGagggagagaaggagagagattaTGTTGTGTAGTCAGAAATGGTGCAACTATTTTTCTACCACATTAGAAAATTTTCACAATTTGAGATATGCATATCTTGTAATGGGCCATAGAATAATGTATTAGCTAAACAACATAGGTTTCATCTTGCAAGCTGCAAGCCTTCACATGTGCATATCATTATGTGCAAGCATCTAAAATGTATATCTTGAACTTTTTTATATATGCAAGCAGTGAAAGAATTCTTAGCTTCATGATTGACATTCTTATTTATCCAGATGAATTTGATGATATCTTATCTTGgagatttttatttattgtttttctATTTGTTCTTTAGGTGCACTGTGGCTTTATGAAAAATGGAGGTGCAGAAATGGATGCTGTAGATGTGAAATATGCAAAGAAATGTAGGTTTGTAGTTGCCTCTGGCATTTTTGATGGGTATGACACTCCCCATCAACCTTACAACATAAGTCTTCGTTCCAGAAAGCTATTCTGCTTTCTGATGGTAGTTGATGAGGTCTCTCTTGATTTCATTAAGCAAAATGTAACTGTTAGAGAAGCCAG
The DNA window shown above is from Musa acuminata AAA Group cultivar baxijiao chromosome BXJ2-4, Cavendish_Baxijiao_AAA, whole genome shotgun sequence and carries:
- the LOC135582345 gene encoding probable hexosyltransferase MUCI70 isoform X1 gives rise to the protein METEAQRLLSLRASYRTERGNRNAATKDAADETDVSANGKGIKDPLKMVWRRGFIRLVLVSAIVWMLLILFALLFHLWSCHSSISFLSALCKKDSKVLGILDTMGLTTKQQHRCSIPLMDDPDAIVIPKRTPDTIPKFLKYVLEDDHGNANEKSQPLFGGHQSWKQRENSFKLNTTMKVHCGFMKNGGAEMDAVDVKYAKKCRFVVASGIFDGYDTPHQPYNISLRSRKLFCFLMVVDEVSLDFIKQNVTVREASDGGKWVGIWRLVTLHHPPYDEPRRNGKVPKILTHRLFPQAQYSIWIDGKMELLVDPLLILERYLWRGKHTFAIACHKHHRSIYEEADAIKRRKRYARPLIDLHMKIYHYEGMELWSPKKRTISDVPEGAVIIREHTTMTNLFSCLWFNEVNLFTPRDQLSFGYVVYRLEEFKFFMFPNCEYNSLFILHRHTREHSSVVEWVKSLDEFKGNKTGLKESRGGLGLWTPYPGDLNSVQLPSVKRTSPAG